A window of Pseudodesulfovibrio sp. JC047 contains these coding sequences:
- a CDS encoding ABC transporter substrate-binding protein, which translates to MKRILLLVLSCILLTATYALAGQTELTFSSGAGPMAGALNIARIQGYMAENGIDGKIHSYKNGKQSFDKYLAGIDDFGTCSIIPIVLTDFDTTQHRLVGTLSYTDNQTKVLVRKSAGIQTVADLKGKTIATVNATTAHFYISKFLEINGVSCDDVKIVFLTKKAMPEAIATRQVDALCMHGMPIENAKKLLGDDWAIFEDGTILRKYVVMVTSTKMVTETPDTLKGVLRAVLKADDFLKKNIDTSISILAKDKRYPLAVMDETVRHEMDYDLSIRQSLLLMLEDVEKWAIENQLVSRKTPRNYLELIAFEPLEAIAPNKVTLIH; encoded by the coding sequence ATGAAACGTATTCTTCTACTCGTCCTGTCCTGTATCCTTCTTACCGCAACATATGCTTTGGCTGGCCAAACTGAATTGACTTTTTCGTCTGGAGCCGGACCCATGGCAGGGGCTTTGAATATTGCGCGTATTCAAGGCTATATGGCTGAAAATGGGATTGATGGGAAAATTCATTCATATAAAAACGGAAAACAGAGTTTTGACAAATATTTGGCTGGAATTGATGATTTTGGTACCTGTAGTATCATTCCCATCGTTCTGACTGATTTTGATACGACGCAACATCGTCTGGTCGGGACGTTGAGCTATACGGATAATCAGACGAAGGTGCTTGTGAGAAAAAGTGCCGGGATACAGACTGTTGCTGATTTGAAAGGAAAGACTATCGCAACAGTGAATGCGACGACCGCGCATTTTTATATTTCAAAGTTCTTGGAAATCAATGGAGTGTCCTGCGATGATGTCAAAATCGTTTTTTTGACGAAAAAGGCGATGCCAGAGGCCATTGCAACCAGGCAAGTTGACGCGCTGTGTATGCATGGAATGCCTATTGAGAATGCCAAGAAACTTTTGGGAGATGACTGGGCAATTTTCGAGGATGGCACCATTCTGCGCAAATACGTGGTCATGGTTACCTCAACCAAAATGGTGACGGAAACTCCGGATACGCTTAAAGGCGTCCTGCGTGCCGTGCTCAAGGCGGACGACTTTCTTAAAAAAAATATTGATACGAGCATCAGCATTTTGGCCAAGGATAAAAGGTATCCGCTTGCGGTCATGGATGAAACGGTTCGTCATGAAATGGATTACGACCTCAGTATTCGGCAATCCTTGTTACTGATGTTGGAAGATGTGGAAAAATGGGCCATCGAGAATCAGTTGGTTTCCAGGAAGACACCACGCAACTATCTTGAGTTGATTGCCTTTGAGCCACTCGAAGCAATTGCTCCGAACAAAGTCACCCTGATTCATTAA
- a CDS encoding ATP-binding protein → MAVFSAATLIGMMYVDSSIEKAMDSSQEAYQLVNEVASLNRLATEMNKAGIVRIKQQWKMKIDSLHTAIKKHPAEPQILSKMLHQVQQLDVTFTKMLAMYEKEVASDFSGNFTQARFYRLNHISILLKSLASLVNEIAVKNYDRVRVLQQNRDYFLGAVGLAWFFALAFWSYTLWIGIMIPMRKLLKSIDVVSKGDLSCRVLIDDGENEINNLMRSFNGMLDRLQDLTVSRKALLDATEQERSRIGRELHEGICQTLTAVRLKLSNLEISPLNFEQIQEVSACLSQTSKEIRLIVKELRPAMLDELGLVSTLNWFAKENKDRIITKLYVNVPETVIPARLRTPIFRIVQEATSNAIRHGEADTIHIQMNCTRDILDVTIEDNGKGFDPTRHYVGNGLITIRERVEAERGEFFLDTTKGRGCFMSASFPLNLSDG, encoded by the coding sequence GTGGCGGTATTTAGTGCCGCCACATTGATAGGCATGATGTATGTGGATTCCAGCATTGAAAAGGCCATGGATTCGAGTCAGGAGGCGTATCAGCTCGTCAATGAAGTCGCGTCATTGAATCGTTTGGCAACGGAAATGAACAAGGCAGGTATTGTCCGTATCAAGCAGCAATGGAAAATGAAGATTGATTCATTGCACACAGCCATAAAGAAGCATCCTGCAGAACCACAGATTCTTTCGAAAATGTTGCATCAGGTACAGCAACTGGATGTGACCTTTACCAAAATGCTGGCCATGTATGAAAAAGAGGTCGCATCAGATTTTTCCGGGAATTTTACGCAAGCCAGATTTTATCGACTTAATCATATTTCCATACTGCTGAAGTCCTTGGCTTCATTGGTCAATGAAATAGCTGTCAAAAATTATGACAGGGTTCGTGTGCTGCAACAGAATCGGGATTATTTTTTGGGAGCCGTTGGTTTGGCCTGGTTTTTTGCTTTGGCCTTTTGGTCATACACGTTATGGATCGGAATTATGATTCCCATGCGAAAACTTTTGAAATCAATCGATGTTGTTTCAAAAGGGGATTTGAGTTGCAGGGTTTTGATTGATGATGGAGAGAATGAAATTAATAATCTCATGCGGTCTTTCAATGGAATGCTGGATCGATTGCAAGATCTGACGGTTTCGCGAAAGGCGCTTTTGGATGCCACAGAACAGGAGCGTTCACGGATTGGGCGCGAATTGCATGAGGGAATTTGTCAGACTTTGACGGCCGTTCGGTTGAAACTGTCGAATTTGGAAATTTCTCCGTTGAATTTTGAGCAAATTCAAGAAGTTTCCGCATGTCTTTCACAAACATCGAAAGAAATTCGGTTGATCGTGAAGGAGCTTCGGCCAGCGATGTTGGATGAATTGGGGTTGGTTTCAACGCTCAATTGGTTTGCCAAAGAGAATAAGGATCGGATTATCACAAAGTTGTATGTGAATGTACCGGAGACGGTTATTCCGGCCCGGCTTCGGACGCCGATTTTCCGAATTGTTCAAGAGGCGACCAGTAATGCCATACGCCACGGAGAGGCTGACACCATTCATATTCAGATGAATTGTACCCGTGACATTTTGGATGTGACGATAGAGGATAATGGAAAAGGATTTGATCCAACACGTCACTATGTCGGGAATGGTTTGATCACGATTCGGGAGCGGGTTGAAGCGGAAAGGGGAGAGTTCTTCCTCGACACAACAAAGGGCCGGGGCTGCTTCATGTCAGCTTCCTTCCCGTTAAATCTGTCTGATGGATGA
- a CDS encoding tyrosine-type recombinase/integrase — protein MKGNIYTSERCPVCHAIFKHDQNRNGMFCQEHPEIRASERQLVVRFGKEVTKRFKNYDLARQFLNGLRYETAEGSFDPRKYAKARPLSFSNQSAKWLAVKKQSGVSRSYMRSLENYIGKAERAWLDKDVNMISYGDIEDFALSLDCGDKTKANTLAALNQFFKWVEKREGFPAPQMPEIKYTLGWREIIDTNTQSAIIDEIERIAPRRVWIGIKWLATYVAIRPNEIRELREADINVNGFIICRPDTTKEKKPKIVPMLEEDIELYNSFPQGLPHLHFFRNESGRGVPARCRGKQVSKNIFYDWWKRACKNLGIVGVDLYGGTRHSTTTALSEHFSRDELRESGTMHGTNKAFERYMQKEATPSRNIYAKARQLSEKKKGKIIVLNQGDKTH, from the coding sequence ATGAAGGGGAATATCTACACCAGTGAACGGTGTCCGGTGTGTCATGCCATTTTCAAACATGACCAGAATCGAAATGGTATGTTTTGCCAGGAACACCCTGAAATCAGAGCGAGCGAGCGGCAACTTGTGGTGCGCTTTGGGAAAGAAGTTACCAAGCGATTCAAAAACTACGACCTTGCCCGACAATTCCTGAACGGCCTACGCTATGAAACAGCCGAAGGATCTTTCGACCCCCGCAAGTATGCCAAAGCACGCCCCCTTTCCTTTTCAAACCAGTCCGCCAAATGGCTTGCCGTCAAAAAACAATCCGGTGTCTCTAGGTCGTATATGCGAAGCCTTGAAAACTACATAGGCAAAGCAGAACGCGCTTGGTTAGATAAAGACGTCAATATGATCTCTTATGGAGACATCGAGGACTTTGCCCTCTCCCTAGACTGCGGAGACAAAACCAAGGCAAACACGCTCGCCGCTCTCAACCAATTTTTCAAATGGGTTGAAAAACGTGAGGGCTTCCCGGCACCTCAGATGCCGGAAATCAAATACACGCTTGGATGGCGCGAGATCATAGACACAAATACCCAGTCCGCCATTATCGATGAGATAGAACGCATAGCCCCCCGTCGAGTTTGGATAGGTATTAAGTGGTTGGCAACATATGTTGCAATTCGTCCGAATGAGATACGAGAGCTTCGAGAGGCCGATATTAACGTGAACGGTTTCATAATCTGCCGTCCTGATACCACCAAAGAAAAGAAACCAAAAATCGTTCCAATGCTGGAAGAGGACATAGAGTTATACAACTCATTCCCTCAAGGGCTGCCCCATCTTCATTTTTTCAGGAATGAATCCGGGCGTGGAGTCCCTGCCAGGTGTCGAGGAAAACAGGTAAGCAAAAACATCTTTTACGATTGGTGGAAAAGGGCCTGCAAAAATCTCGGCATTGTTGGAGTAGACCTATACGGTGGCACTCGCCATTCAACGACAACAGCCCTAAGCGAACACTTTTCGCGTGATGAATTACGCGAGTCTGGAACCATGCATGGAACCAACAAAGCCTTTGAACGCTACATGCAAAAAGAAGCTACTCCATCACGCAATATTTACGCCAAAGCCCGGCAACTTTCAGAGAAGAAAAAAGGGAAAATTATCGTTTTGAACCAAGGTGACAAAACTCACTAA
- a CDS encoding tyrosine-type recombinase/integrase → MTEKRKITVGEFHTEYINHREGTVANSTATADDLALRKFTAHLPDGHRTPMQRVRPRDGDTFMSRCSKSGLKATSTTNHYRHLHKAFAVAKLWEYVESNPFAEVQPPRIHKAPPLFIPMDKIGAVLAGIEDFDKRMLMTAFYATGRRRCELLNLKWSDIDMEQRQYRVHVSKVHRDMVMPISQLFYDVLIEQRMFYGHMEKVFPRWKNPDSVTHWVKQELIKGGYPHLHLHHLRHSFASAYVGVGGDIFTLSNLLTHSNVNTTQIYTHVTPGRLAKEVNKVTI, encoded by the coding sequence ATGACCGAAAAAAGGAAAATCACCGTGGGCGAATTTCACACTGAATACATTAACCATCGTGAAGGAACTGTTGCAAACTCGACAGCAACCGCTGACGACTTGGCTTTGCGCAAGTTCACCGCTCACCTCCCCGATGGACACCGGACACCTATGCAACGCGTCAGACCACGCGATGGCGACACATTCATGTCGCGCTGTTCAAAGTCTGGACTTAAGGCCACAAGCACGACCAACCATTATCGTCATTTGCATAAGGCGTTCGCCGTGGCCAAATTGTGGGAGTACGTTGAAAGCAACCCATTTGCCGAAGTACAACCGCCCCGCATCCACAAGGCTCCCCCCCTTTTCATCCCAATGGACAAAATAGGCGCGGTACTGGCTGGAATCGAAGACTTTGACAAGCGTATGCTTATGACGGCCTTCTACGCGACAGGTCGCCGTCGCTGCGAATTACTAAATCTCAAATGGTCCGACATCGACATGGAGCAACGCCAGTACCGCGTTCACGTTTCCAAGGTCCACCGCGATATGGTTATGCCAATCAGCCAGTTGTTTTACGACGTGTTGATCGAACAACGCATGTTTTACGGGCACATGGAAAAGGTATTCCCCCGGTGGAAAAATCCAGACAGCGTTACTCATTGGGTAAAGCAAGAGCTTATCAAAGGCGGGTATCCGCACCTACATTTGCACCATCTTCGGCACTCGTTCGCTTCGGCATACGTCGGTGTCGGCGGTGACATCTTCACCTTGTCGAATTTATTGACTCATTCCAACGTAAATACCACACAAATTTATACCCACGTCACCCCTGGAAGACTGGCCAAAGAAGTTAACAAGGTAACGATTTGA